The genome window TCGACTGATTACCAAGTTTTAGCAGAACTTGAACATTAATtcctttacatactgtatattaagtaCATTACAACTGACATTTACCACAGTCTCCCAAAATATTCTCTTAGAATTTTGCCCTTTTCATATCAGTTAGTATGATTCAGTGATACAATATTATCTTACCTGTGTGAATTCGGTGATGCGTGTCCAGTTGATGTTTGAGACTAAACTTCTTGGGACAATGTTGGCACTGGTAGGGTCTTTCGCCTCTCAAGTCTTGTCCATTGGATTTGGATTCACAGTCTGTCACAAAGAGGCGACACCGTGCACAGGCCTCACCTGTTCAAACAGCAAGgtgcaagaaaaaacaaaaacaaatcatgattaaattttaaaatggaGTAGTCCCATTCATACATGAAAATGCCTCTGTGCTAAATTCCAATCTGTTTTGTACTATGTAGTAAAATATGATGCCACAGTTGAATCGTGTTTCCTGCCATTTTTCTTAGTGTAGAAGTGATAAAGGTGAGACAATGTGGTTATGTTATATATCGGACAAGATCGTATATCTGTACTGTACTGACATGATGGCGGCATAAcataggcaatttagagcatAAATCCCATTAAATACAAAAAGGTGGTAAGTCTAGGATCTGACTCCAATGTTTCCAATTtttatatgtaataaataatgttgagcTATTCTAAGCATGTTTTGCTACAAAGCCCCCTTTACAGCTAATTGAACTATAGTTGAACAATTATTCTTGACTTcagattttaaaactagttacccATCAAgttgttgtgtatatataatatgatgAGCCATTTAGACATAGACATAGACATTTATattgtttcacagtcataacgtccctctgagggaaaccgtaactacaacgtggcccgcaacaaaaatcTATTTGACACCCTTGACATTACAATTCCACTTTCAAAGTACTGTGTCgtgttatttaaatttttgttatttaaacaaataatattaTAGCCTGTGACCTTAATTAGGGGAAGtcgtataaaaaaaatggagcccactgggcaagacactgaacccagAGGCCCTGGCAGCGCCTTGTCTGGCAGCAGGCATCCATTGATGtatgaaagaaaagaagaaattaaagaaagaaattaacattgcaaagaggaactacgcagcaaagttggaaaaacagtttagcgctaacaactctaaatcggTCTGGCATggattccaatcgctgacaaattacaagcgacgatcccccccaagctgagaacaatagcacactagccaacgacttgaacaccttctactgcagatttgaaaaggacactttcacaccccacacccacccagccacaccaccgaccactatcactccaccgacttctgtgttaaccatccgcgaacaggatctgagacgcatcttcaaacaacaaaagattaacaaagcggcaggcccagaccatgtgtccccatcctgcctcaaagtctgagcggaccagctcgctccagtcttcacacagatcttcaatagatctctggaactgtgcgaagtaccatcctgtttcaaatgctccaccatcattccagtccccaagaaaacatacaatctcgggtctaaatgactacaggcctgtcgccttgacctcgtcatgaagtcctttgaacatctcgtgctggaccacctcaagagcgtcacaggtcccctgctggaccccctgcagtttgcctaccgagcgaacaggtctgcggatgatgcagtcaacatgggactgcacatcGACAGtccagggacctacgcgaggatcctgttcgtggacttcagctcagcgttcaacaccattatccctgaactcctttccatccaagcttctccagctcagcgccatctgccagtggatttacagctttctgacgggtaGGACACAACACAGCGTCAGCACTggagcgccccaaggttgtgtcctctctccgctgctcttctctctctacacgaacgactgcaccgcagcgcacccggctgtgaaactcctgaagtttgcagatgacaccactgtcatcggcctcatcaaggacggtgacgagtttgcatattgacaggaagtggagcggctggagctgtggtgcggctgacacaaacTGGAGCTGAACGCGCTCAAGACTGttgagatgattgtggacttcaggaggcatccttcgccacagctgcccctcacgttgtccagctgccttgtgtcaaccggcgagaccttcaagttcctgggaattacagtccctcaggacctgaagtgggtgaccaacatcaactccgtcctcaaaaatgcccagcagaggatgtatttcctatggcttctgagaaagcacggcctgccacaggagctgctgaggcagttctacacagcggtcatcgaatcagtcctgtgttcttcaatcacagtctggtttggtgctggtacaaaaaaggacaaactccgactgcaacggacaatcaaaactgctgaaaggattgtcggtacccccctaccacccttgaggacttgcacgctgccagaactagagaagagcgtgcaaaatcttctcggaccctccacatcccggtcaccagctcttccagctccttccctcaggtaggcgctaccgatcaatgcaaactagaactagcagacattccaacaacttcttccctcttgcaatctacttcttaaacacctaacctacaattccattacaacatgctggtaatgttttgacttgagtttgttgtcacatttctgtggggccaattatatattacttgtgcactcactgtagtagtctcgccacgctgcactatttgcatatctgttgttggccaatactggccactcatgccagagtagcatctgctccatttgcacactaattgaggagtatctgcaacatttgcacaatcaaccttgtcccagattatcgcactactcgctagAAGtatcggcgccctttgcacaatggtcattgcaccggactattgcaatattagtctttcgaactgctctaagtgctagacgactctgcatctttttgcacaattgtcaaaaaaaaaaaaaaaaaaatgtaccggcattaccagatagcgagcaaccctttattgctcagtgactgttttttctcaatatctttatgtctcaaaagtgttctctgtcaattgactgtctgttgtcgtactagagcggctccaactaccggagacaaattccttgtgtgttttttggacatacaaataaagatgattctgattctgaatgtgTGCATGAATCTGTGAATGTGAGCCTTTGCCAAGTGCTGAGGGCACTGTGATGTtatagataaagcgctatatacagtaagtgcactccattttccaTTTACTTTCTCACGAAATTAGGACGCTTAGTCGTCAAGATGGAGTCCATTGATAGGTAGTTTTGGTATCGCACTGCATTAGTCTTATCTGTCCTTTTACTGTATagatatttgtctatttacacaCTTGTGCAGGAGGACGGTTTTGAACTTATCTCTTGTGTGGTAAGAGCATGATGTGCCATTCAGCAGAGATGTAAGATAAAGAAAAAGCTCTACAAACACATGGACAGTGCACACATACATGCTCTTACACAAAAGCTGGAGGGTGAAGTATCATACTATACAGCTATGTCAGCAATCAGGTATAGCTTGTGGGATGTTTCTGTGCACACACCACACTTGTGTACAGGACATACTGTACTGCAGCATAGCTGTATCTagtaaaccacattctgcaccatGCTCACTCAACCGCAACTCTCATTACTTTCCACTGCGTTAGCTCAACGTTGGAGGTCAtgacaagtgtttttttctttctttctttttttttttttcctcaaagtgTTACATTATATTTTGCACGGTGCGACAGACTTGATGACACTCTTTTGCACTAACACCACCGAGGCATGCTGTTGTATACTGTGTGTTATGGTGTAGGGTTACCTGGTGGCGAAGAGGCTGGATCACGGCGCGGACATGAGCTGCAGTGCTTGCCGTCATTGACCGTGTCGCCTTTGTGCACGTCAGGGCAACTGTAGACAAAATTAAGCCATTTGTttccaaatgaaaaataataacaggCTCGCTTTTTATCCCACACTATCAGACAATGAAACATgttaatgctttaaaaaaaaaaaaataaaaaaataaaaaaaaaaaataaaaaaaaaaatatatatatatatatatatatatatatatatataatagatgTATATGTCACTATGAGGCTGTAAAtctgtaaaaagaaaatcataactCCTATTTATAGTGAAATATAATGTGTACCACTTCTACTACTGCTACCAATACTACCGATCCTGCTATTACTACTACTGTTACTACAGTACTATCACTACTTGTTTCCTTAAAAAAGCACAAATTCTATttataatgaaatataaaactgTGTACCACTAGCCTTCTCCTACACTTGTAAAACAGTGCatcttaataaaaataaacaagttgaCAAAACTTTAAACCTGTAAAGCAGTTAGAATCAGTCATTCCCCAATACTAACCTCactcaaaaacacattttcttgtaGTAGTAACTCAGTTGTTATGAGTACAATACAATTTTTGAGCATTTTAAGTAGGCCTACTGATGACtcctatttttttcccaatagcTTGTTTTACTTTGTAAATATAAgtcatataaaaacaacaattgcaAAATTAACCagccactattttttttttgtgtggcagtTTTGCTTATCCTCATCTAATGTCCATTTTTGAGTTATGAACTGAACAAGCAAACCTTGtgtgttataaaataaaaataaaaattaaaaacctgTAGAATCTACCCAATAAATAGGGTAAGAATTTGCTGCCACTTTAATTAGGTAAATTTAATTAGGCAacccaattgcaaggcacatactGCATACGGTAGACAAACAGCAATTCACACTCTACGGACACTTTAGAGTCATTAAttgtctttaatgaacctaacgtgcctctttttagaatgtgggaggaagctgaagtacctgaagaaaatgtttaatcatTTTGAGTGAGTAAAAACCAAGAACTAAATACGTACATCAGCCTATCGAAACGTAATACAGTCATATCGTGTGTTTGCACTGTCAGAAAGgtattaatataattatataactACTATTATGGTTGTAAACGTCCACAATATTCATTTATAAATGCAGAATGATGAGAGGCATCTCTTGTAATGCAGCTCATCaggttgtgcaggtgtacctaatctaGTGGCCTGTGAGTGTATAACTTCCTTTCAACCACAGGATAAATACTGTGAAGTCGTTCGGGCTTAACGGTGGTTTTAAGTTTTACGTTGCATTGAAGTGGGAGGAAGAGGATCATTCAGCGAAACAAagtaatagttgtttttttccacaaagttcaaaaacagtttcacagagtgttaaaaaaaaaataaaaaaatgttgcacTTTTTGCCGCGCGGAAAATCTTGATTTGTGCAAAGGAGGGGAGAAATATAGGGGACTCccctagacacacacacacacacactattaggGTATTACAGTGTGGAACAATTAACAGTGCACATTGATTCAAAACAATTCATTAAGAGTGTTACGCCTGTTTCGAGCCATGgtagacaataataataataataataataataataataaaaacatcattATTTTCATTCGTAGTTCAGATTTTTGGGTTTGTTCATTTTCTCTGTAATAGACAGCATGTGCCGGCACATGTCGATGAGTCAGGTATTGTAAAGCTCTTAAGGGGAAACTCAAGCAAATTAGgggaaataatgtaataatagcACAacctgaggaaaaaaatagacTGATGATTAATAACGTTTCAGGCAAAAGGAAAATGAAGGGAATGGGCGTGTAAGGGACTGCTGccgaatttttcttttttaaatgacgtAAATATGGTTTATGAATTATATACtacatataaaatgtatattaatgTCAGTATGATATGCATCCTATATTATACAGTCGGACAGACGGTGCATATGCGCCGACTTACCTGATCTCACTGGTCTTGTCTGCCTTCTGTCTGGCCTTTTTTCTCATCCTCTGCAGGCGGCCTGTCTCGATGTTAGCCGCCGTCCCCGTGTTGCCGACGTAAAGATGTTGTGCATAGTGTGGATGCAAGCTTGCCACTACAGAGTGCTGAGCAGGGGACTGGAAATGGGCTCCTAGCAGAGGGACGATGCGGGCTGTGGGGAAGGCGGTGGCGTGTGCTGCAGGGACCGGCTGGGGGTGAGCTCCCATTAAGGTGGAGTAGTTCTCGGCTATGCGTCTCAGGGTGCTTACAGAGTTCCACATGTGGTTTGGGATGGTCCAAGGAGAGGAGGACAATTTGGAAGCTGAGCTGGTGATGACGCTCTCTCTACTGGAAGTCGACAATCTGGACTTTTTTCTTGCCTCTTCTGCAGTTATGCTCGCTGTGATGTTTTTGACCACAGGAGTCTCTTGCAGTTTCTCCTCTTCATGTCTCTTTTTCTTGACCTCCGCTTCCTCATCACTCTCACTATTTCGTTCGTGTCTTTCGCCCACTTCTCCCGTCCTGTGGAGGAGGGCGTCCAAGTGGCGCCGGCACTGCTCCTCCAATGTTTGCATCTCCAAAAACTGAGCGGCTTCGAGCAGGTGCCGCAGGTCGTCCTCGGACACCTCCAGACTCTGCGTGTAGGCGAAGTCCAGGACCTGCTGGAAGGTTCTGGCTGAGAGATCCTCCAATGTACAGTGGACCTCTTGGTCTGTTTCCGCCTGGGCGAGTTTCTTTGCAAGTCTCCTGCTAGCACAGGCCAGCACCAGCCGATGAGCCTTAAAAGTCTGGTTCTTCACTGAGATGAGGGCATCGCACAATGAACCCGAGCGGCGTAAAGCGTTGGCTCGATGCAGGAAATGGAAGTATTGAGTGTTGTCGAGTCGGATCATCGCGGAAGTGTGTTGTAATGTTCTAAGCAATGTGGACAGACAAAAGAAcagacaagggaaaaaaaacattgtgttgAGATGGATCATGTTGCTAGGTTGATAACTAAGAGGTGCCATTTTGGCTGAAAATACCACTTACCGCTCATATTCACCAAAAACTACTCTCACTCACCCAAA of Phycodurus eques isolate BA_2022a chromosome 4, UOR_Pequ_1.1, whole genome shotgun sequence contains these proteins:
- the zbtb32 gene encoding zinc finger and BTB domain-containing protein 16 — encoded protein: MIRLDNTQYFHFLHRANALRRSGSLCDALISVKNQTFKAHRLVLACASRRLAKKLAQAETDQEVHCTLEDLSARTFQQVLDFAYTQSLEVSEDDLRHLLEAAQFLEMQTLEEQCRRHLDALLHRTGEVGERHERNSESDEEAEVKKKRHEEEKLQETPVVKNITASITAEEARKKSRLSTSSRESVITSSASKLSSSPWTIPNHMWNSVSTLRRIAENYSTLMGAHPQPVPAAHATAFPTARIVPLLGAHFQSPAQHSVVASLHPHYAQHLYVGNTGTAANIETGRLQRMRKKARQKADKTSEISCPDVHKGDTVNDGKHCSSCPRRDPASSPPGEACARCRLFVTDCESKSNGQDLRGERPYQCQHCPKKFSLKHQLDTHHRIHTGEKPFECRLCGQRSRDFSAIIKHLRTHGGASPYRCTLCLEFCSSLVAMQSHVKRHPVHDFPPDWSIRRTYLYTSHITQH